A window of Natronolimnobius sp. AArcel1 contains these coding sequences:
- a CDS encoding 30S ribosomal protein S6e: MASFTVVVGDPEDGSSYQLEAEEQDANRFIGKSIGEEVDGSAVGLDGYTLEITGGSDDAGRPLSPDVGGANLSEVLMTGRQTGYKPARDGERRRITVRGREVSDAVAQINASITGRGSTDVDELLGDGDDE; this comes from the coding sequence ATGGCAAGTTTCACTGTCGTCGTTGGCGACCCAGAAGACGGGTCGTCCTACCAGCTCGAGGCAGAAGAACAGGATGCAAACCGGTTCATTGGCAAGTCGATCGGCGAGGAAGTCGACGGCTCCGCCGTTGGACTTGACGGCTACACGCTCGAGATCACCGGTGGATCCGACGATGCTGGGCGCCCGCTCAGCCCGGACGTTGGCGGTGCAAACCTGAGCGAAGTGCTGATGACTGGTCGCCAGACTGGCTACAAGCCAGCGCGTGACGGCGAGCGCCGCCGTATCACGGTCCGTGGTCGTGAAGTCTCTGACGCTGTTGCACAGATCAACGCCTCGATCACCGGCCGCGGTAGCACCGATGTCGACGAACTGCTCGGCGACGGCGACGACGAGTAA